A stretch of Bradyrhizobium sp. AZCC 2262 DNA encodes these proteins:
- a CDS encoding D-2-hydroxyacid dehydrogenase family protein produces the protein MKVSILDDYFDTLRTLDCFRKLAEHDVTIWNDHVQDVDALAERLRDTEALVLIRERTQIRASLLERLPKLKLISQRSVYPHIDIDTCTRLGIVVSSGQHADTPSYATAEFTWGLILAAMRAIPQQMAALKAGKWQIGVGHTLRGKTLGIYGYGRIGAVVAGYGKAFGMNVLVWAREPALAKARADGYATASSKADFFERCDVLSLHMRLVDATRGIVKAEDLARMKPTALLVNTSRAPLIEPNALVNALRAGRPGMAAIDVYEKEPLRDVNDPLLTMDNVVCTPHLGYVSRDEYEIQFTDIFDQIVAYAAGTSTNVVNPDVMSRRR, from the coding sequence CGATCACGTCCAGGACGTCGATGCGCTGGCAGAGCGCCTGCGCGACACCGAAGCGCTGGTCCTGATCCGTGAGCGGACCCAGATTCGCGCTTCGCTGTTGGAAAGGTTGCCGAAGCTGAAGCTGATCAGCCAGCGCAGCGTCTATCCGCATATCGACATCGATACCTGCACCCGGCTCGGCATCGTCGTGTCGTCGGGCCAGCACGCCGATACACCGTCTTACGCGACCGCCGAATTCACCTGGGGGCTGATCCTGGCGGCGATGCGCGCGATCCCGCAGCAGATGGCGGCGCTGAAGGCCGGCAAATGGCAGATCGGCGTCGGCCATACGCTGCGCGGCAAGACGCTCGGCATCTATGGCTACGGACGGATCGGGGCCGTCGTTGCCGGCTACGGCAAGGCGTTCGGCATGAACGTGCTGGTATGGGCGCGCGAGCCGGCGCTCGCGAAGGCGCGCGCCGACGGCTACGCGACCGCAAGCTCCAAGGCTGATTTCTTCGAACGCTGCGATGTGCTTTCGCTGCATATGCGCCTCGTCGATGCCACGCGCGGCATCGTCAAGGCGGAAGACCTCGCGCGCATGAAACCAACGGCATTGCTGGTCAATACCAGCCGCGCGCCGCTGATCGAGCCCAACGCGCTGGTCAATGCGTTGCGCGCCGGCAGGCCCGGCATGGCGGCGATCGATGTCTATGAAAAGGAACCGCTGCGCGACGTCAACGATCCCCTGCTGACCATGGATAATGTGGTCTGCACGCCGCATCTCGGCTACGTCTCGCGCGACGAATATGAAATCCAGTTCACGGATATATTCGACCAGATCGTGGCCTATGCGGCGGGCACGTCGACGAACGTGGTCAATCCGGATGTGATGTCCAGACGGCGCTGA
- a CDS encoding cupin domain-containing protein, producing the protein MTGTHDHSHSHDHDHSHGDAERWKHDGVRVIPGNQLDPNVPSTAGMDRKAAINFARVGAQKLWAGTVTIRPDAKTGAHHHGHLESIIYVVKGKARMRWGEHLQFTAEAGPGDFIFVPPYVPHQEINASRDEALECVLVRSDGEAVAINLDIEPVEKPETVLWVDPVHRDPAEKK; encoded by the coding sequence ATGACCGGGACGCACGACCACAGCCATTCCCACGATCACGATCATTCGCACGGCGATGCCGAACGCTGGAAGCATGACGGCGTCCGCGTCATTCCCGGCAATCAGCTCGATCCCAACGTGCCGTCGACCGCGGGCATGGACCGCAAGGCCGCCATCAATTTCGCTCGCGTCGGCGCCCAGAAATTGTGGGCGGGCACGGTGACGATCCGGCCCGACGCCAAGACCGGCGCGCATCATCACGGCCATCTCGAAAGCATCATCTATGTCGTGAAAGGCAAGGCGCGGATGCGCTGGGGCGAGCATTTGCAGTTCACTGCGGAAGCCGGTCCCGGCGATTTCATCTTCGTGCCGCCGTACGTGCCGCATCAGGAGATCAATGCCAGCCGCGACGAAGCGCTGGAATGCGTGCTGGTGCGCAGCGACGGCGAGGCGGTGGCCATCAACCTCGATATAGAGCCGGTGGAAAAGCCGGAGACCGTGCTATGGGTCGATCCGGTGCACCGCGATCCCGCCGAGAAGAAGTAA
- a CDS encoding enoyl-CoA hydratase/isomerase family protein — MKLVRYESTGHVATITMDRASAHNALNNALCDELREAWLRFHESDDRVAVLASAEEKYFSVGADVRDLPVNMWHAVPGLGVELDKPVIAATSGWVVGGAFVLVQMADMCVASETTRFIYPEGKIGTTAGGISSVMARMPHKIAMEFLLVGEEMSAERAYQIAFVNKVAPKGQHVALAQEMAAKIAANAPLVVRALKKLARDAMPKGPLEGVAEVRRLLDVIRDSEDLKEGVKAFAEKRTPQFKGK; from the coding sequence ATGAAGCTTGTTCGCTACGAGAGCACGGGCCACGTCGCCACGATCACGATGGATCGCGCCTCGGCACACAACGCGCTCAATAACGCATTGTGTGACGAACTGCGCGAAGCGTGGCTCCGCTTTCACGAAAGCGACGACCGCGTTGCGGTGCTTGCTTCCGCCGAAGAAAAGTATTTTTCGGTCGGCGCCGACGTCAGGGATCTCCCCGTCAACATGTGGCACGCGGTGCCAGGATTGGGCGTCGAACTCGACAAGCCGGTCATAGCCGCGACATCCGGATGGGTCGTCGGCGGCGCCTTCGTGCTGGTGCAGATGGCCGACATGTGCGTGGCGTCGGAAACGACGCGCTTCATCTACCCCGAGGGCAAGATCGGCACCACGGCCGGCGGCATCTCCTCGGTGATGGCGCGCATGCCGCACAAGATCGCCATGGAATTTTTGCTGGTTGGCGAGGAAATGTCGGCGGAGCGTGCCTACCAGATCGCCTTTGTAAACAAGGTCGCGCCGAAGGGACAGCATGTCGCGCTCGCCCAGGAGATGGCGGCCAAGATCGCCGCCAATGCGCCGCTGGTGGTTCGGGCGCTGAAGAAACTGGCCCGCGACGCCATGCCCAAGGGGCCACTGGAAGGGGTTGCCGAGGTGCGCCGGTTGCTTGATGTCATCAGGGACAGTGAAGACCTCAAGGAGGGCGTCAAGGCGTTCGCCGAAAAGCGCACGCCTCAGTTCAAGGGGAAGTAG
- a CDS encoding amidohydrolase family protein, which produces MSNQLTETELAALMPSELCAYQTPIPTQIVSSDEFYPDPQNERQREVEARLLAMADDLGGKQGLDRRRFFQTAAGMAASFVAMNEVYGPLFDVTKAEAATPAMAQERADALKDQFIMDMHTHFLRDDTRIMGFVEMRKAVGKAGWNKQLGDHEQTIEDLKFNNYKKEMFLDSDTKISLISSAPSDIEQDWFLTNEQMADARRKINDEAGSRRVFAHMIFTPGQPGWLDKLDAGLALKPESCKGYTVGDNTHKEISRYPWRMDDEKVAYKGYEKMVKAGIKNVCIHKGLFAPGIEKQFPNLRGFADVADVGQAAKDWPQLNFVIYHSAYRHVGGDPKQALAEFERTGRISWTSDLADIPAQYGVNNVYGDVGQLFATTLVAEPNVCAALMGTLITGLGVDHVCWGTDALWTGAPQWQIEGLRRLEIPEAMQKKFGYAPLGAADGPVKSAIFGGNNARLYDIQPKRAMLDISGDRFAMMKAEYEKAGSEPSHTRYGYVVPNGAVDHSLFA; this is translated from the coding sequence ATGAGCAACCAACTGACGGAAACCGAACTTGCCGCATTGATGCCGTCCGAACTGTGCGCATACCAGACGCCGATCCCGACGCAGATCGTCTCGAGCGACGAATTTTACCCTGACCCGCAAAACGAACGGCAGCGCGAGGTCGAAGCGCGGCTGCTGGCGATGGCCGACGATCTCGGCGGCAAGCAGGGCCTCGACCGCCGCCGGTTTTTCCAGACTGCCGCCGGCATGGCCGCGTCGTTCGTGGCGATGAACGAAGTCTATGGGCCGCTGTTTGACGTGACGAAGGCGGAAGCCGCCACGCCTGCGATGGCGCAGGAGCGCGCCGACGCGCTGAAAGACCAGTTCATCATGGACATGCATACGCATTTCCTGCGCGACGACACCCGCATCATGGGTTTTGTCGAAATGCGCAAAGCGGTCGGCAAGGCCGGCTGGAACAAGCAACTCGGCGATCACGAACAGACCATCGAGGATTTGAAGTTCAACAACTACAAAAAAGAGATGTTCCTCGACTCCGACACCAAGATTTCGCTGATCTCCTCCGCGCCTTCCGACATCGAGCAGGACTGGTTCCTGACCAACGAGCAGATGGCCGACGCCCGAAGGAAGATCAACGACGAGGCAGGCTCGCGCCGGGTGTTCGCGCACATGATCTTCACGCCGGGACAGCCCGGCTGGCTCGACAAGCTCGATGCCGGCCTCGCGCTCAAGCCCGAGTCCTGCAAGGGCTACACCGTCGGCGACAATACCCACAAGGAAATCAGCCGTTATCCCTGGCGAATGGACGACGAGAAGGTCGCCTACAAGGGCTATGAGAAGATGGTGAAGGCCGGCATCAAGAATGTCTGCATTCACAAGGGGCTGTTCGCGCCGGGAATCGAAAAGCAGTTTCCCAATCTGCGCGGCTTTGCCGACGTCGCCGACGTCGGCCAGGCGGCGAAGGACTGGCCGCAGCTCAACTTCGTGATCTATCACTCCGCCTACCGCCATGTCGGCGGCGATCCCAAACAGGCGCTGGCTGAGTTCGAACGCACCGGGCGCATTTCCTGGACCAGCGACCTTGCCGATATCCCGGCGCAGTACGGCGTCAACAATGTCTATGGCGACGTCGGGCAATTGTTCGCGACAACGCTGGTGGCGGAACCTAATGTCTGCGCCGCGCTGATGGGCACGTTGATAACAGGGCTCGGCGTCGATCACGTCTGCTGGGGCACCGATGCGCTGTGGACCGGCGCACCGCAATGGCAGATCGAAGGTCTGCGACGCCTCGAAATCCCCGAAGCCATGCAGAAGAAATTCGGCTACGCGCCGTTAGGCGCAGCCGACGGGCCTGTAAAGTCGGCGATCTTCGGCGGCAACAATGCACGGCTTTACGACATCCAGCCCAAGCGCGCGATGCTCGACATCAGCGGCGACCGGTTTGCCATGATGAAGGCGGAATATGAGAAGGCGGGGTCGGAACCGTCCCACACGCGCTATGGCTACGTGGTGCCGAATGGGGCGGTGGATCACAGCCTGTTTGCTTAA
- a CDS encoding alpha/beta hydrolase — MTHSGYPLARRTVLRGLGVGGLGLGVAAAMPAQAATAVPSEGGEIWSNEYWTKKRDIPLWMFRKRIGAPKPGEPARPVVFFVHGSSVTSRVFDLNVPGKGEYSAMNEFARYGFDCWTMDHENYGKSGRTSGNADIASGVEDLKVAVELIARETGQQKLHFVGESSGALRAGAYAMVAPERVDRLVFAAFTYKGEGSPTLTKRAEQLDYFRTHNMRKRDRDMIRSIATRDKPGTSDPAAIEVLADVEMQFGDQIPTGTYLDMTANLPVVHPEKVLAPVLLVRGEYDGIATVADLEEFYNKLPNGDRQFIILPGTAHSVALAINRQLFWHVTRAFLTMPTPIAT; from the coding sequence ATGACGCACTCCGGATATCCGCTGGCGCGACGCACAGTTCTGAGGGGATTAGGTGTTGGAGGGCTCGGTCTCGGCGTCGCCGCCGCGATGCCGGCGCAGGCTGCGACGGCCGTTCCTTCCGAAGGTGGCGAGATCTGGAGCAACGAATACTGGACCAAAAAGCGCGACATCCCCTTGTGGATGTTTCGCAAACGGATCGGCGCGCCCAAGCCCGGCGAGCCGGCGCGGCCGGTCGTGTTCTTTGTCCACGGCTCTTCGGTGACGTCTCGGGTATTCGATCTCAACGTGCCCGGCAAAGGCGAATATTCCGCGATGAACGAGTTCGCCCGCTACGGCTTCGACTGCTGGACCATGGACCATGAGAATTACGGCAAGTCCGGCCGCACTTCGGGCAATGCCGATATCGCCAGCGGCGTCGAGGACCTGAAGGTCGCGGTCGAACTGATTGCCCGCGAGACCGGGCAACAGAAACTGCACTTCGTCGGCGAATCCTCGGGCGCGTTGCGTGCCGGCGCCTATGCCATGGTGGCGCCCGAGCGCGTCGACCGCCTGGTGTTCGCCGCCTTCACCTACAAGGGCGAGGGATCACCGACCCTGACCAAGCGGGCCGAGCAGCTCGACTATTTCCGGACCCACAACATGCGCAAGCGCGACCGCGACATGATCCGCTCGATCGCGACCCGCGACAAGCCGGGTACATCAGATCCCGCTGCGATCGAGGTGCTGGCGGATGTCGAGATGCAGTTCGGTGACCAGATCCCGACCGGCACCTATCTCGACATGACCGCCAATCTGCCAGTGGTGCATCCGGAGAAGGTGCTGGCGCCGGTGCTGCTGGTGCGCGGCGAGTATGACGGCATCGCGACCGTGGCCGACCTCGAGGAATTCTATAACAAGCTGCCGAACGGCGACCGCCAGTTCATCATCCTGCCCGGCACAGCCCATTCGGTGGCGCTGGCGATCAACCGGCAATTGTTCTGGCATGTGACGCGGGCGTTTCTGACCATGCCGACCCCGATTGCGACGTAA
- a CDS encoding VOC family protein → MAKMIFVNLPVSDLVRSTAFYQAIGGEKNPQFSDDTASCMVFSETIYVMLLTHDKYRQFTAKKIADAKATSQVLICLSADNRDAVDDMVAKAQGAGGGADPGPKQDHGFMYGRSFEDPDGHHWEVMWMDVAAATAAQSATA, encoded by the coding sequence ATGGCCAAAATGATCTTCGTCAACCTGCCGGTCAGCGACCTCGTCCGTTCGACCGCCTTCTATCAGGCGATCGGCGGCGAAAAGAACCCGCAATTCTCCGACGATACGGCGTCCTGCATGGTGTTTTCCGAGACCATCTACGTCATGCTGCTGACGCACGACAAATATCGGCAGTTCACCGCGAAGAAGATCGCCGACGCCAAGGCCACCAGCCAGGTCCTGATCTGCCTTTCCGCCGACAACCGCGACGCCGTGGACGACATGGTCGCCAAGGCGCAAGGCGCGGGCGGCGGCGCCGATCCAGGCCCGAAGCAGGATCACGGCTTCATGTACGGCCGCAGTTTCGAGGATCCCGATGGTCACCACTGGGAAGTGATGTGGATGGATGTCGCAGCCGCAACCGCTGCACAGTCCGCCACCGCCTGA
- a CDS encoding VOC family protein: MAKMIFVNLPVSDLARSTAFYQAVGGEKNPQFSDDTASCMVFSDAIHVMLMTHDKYRQFTSKKIADAKNTSQVLLSLSADSRDAVDETVGKAQVAGGAPDPSPIDDYGFMYGRSFEDPDGHLWGVMWMDVAAATAAQSSTAAA, translated from the coding sequence ATGGCCAAAATGATCTTCGTCAATCTGCCGGTCAGCGATCTCGCCCGCTCGACCGCCTTCTATCAGGCGGTCGGCGGCGAAAAGAACCCGCAATTCTCCGACGACACGGCGTCCTGCATGGTATTTTCTGACGCCATCCACGTCATGCTAATGACGCACGACAAGTATCGCCAGTTCACCTCGAAGAAGATCGCCGACGCCAAAAACACCAGCCAGGTCCTGCTTTCCCTTTCCGCCGACAGCCGCGACGCGGTGGACGAGACCGTCGGCAAGGCGCAGGTCGCGGGCGGCGCCCCCGATCCGAGCCCAATCGATGATTACGGCTTCATGTACGGCCGCAGCTTCGAAGATCCCGACGGTCACCTTTGGGGAGTGATGTGGATGGATGTCGCAGCAGCAACTGCTGCACAGTCCTCCACCGCCGCGGCCTGA
- a CDS encoding VOC family protein, whose product MSKISPCLWFNGDAEEAAAFYVSLLPDSRIERVQRNITDSISGKVGTVLVVEFTLAGQGFMALNGGMKKEYTHAVSFKIDCADQAEVDRLWDALLANGGEAEQCGWLKDRYGVFWQIVPTALMTYIGGSDSAGAQRAMQALLGMVKLDIEDLRRAYEGKSAA is encoded by the coding sequence ATGTCCAAGATTTCTCCCTGCCTGTGGTTCAACGGCGACGCCGAGGAGGCCGCCGCATTCTATGTTTCGTTGCTGCCCGATTCCCGGATCGAGAGGGTCCAGCGCAACATCACGGACAGTATCAGCGGCAAGGTCGGCACTGTGCTGGTGGTCGAGTTCACGCTGGCCGGCCAGGGTTTCATGGCGCTGAACGGCGGAATGAAGAAGGAATACACGCACGCGGTTTCGTTCAAGATCGACTGCGCCGATCAGGCCGAAGTCGACCGGCTCTGGGATGCGCTGCTGGCTAATGGCGGCGAGGCCGAACAATGCGGCTGGCTGAAGGATCGCTACGGCGTGTTCTGGCAGATCGTGCCAACGGCGTTGATGACGTATATCGGCGGTTCCGATTCCGCCGGCGCGCAGCGGGCCATGCAGGCGTTGCTTGGCATGGTCAAGCTCGATATCGAAGACTTGAGGCGCGCGTATGAAGGCAAGAGCGCGGCGTAG
- a CDS encoding FecR family protein, which translates to MAAPAHAQTRVGEAAVVKDEVLRVAGPSTTQINVGDGLVRDETVRTGLDSAARLVMADSTNLSLGPSATLKLDRTVFDDEHHYRDVAVRMTSGAFRFVTGHSDKDAYKITTPLATIGVRGTTLDILSQRGQTIVNLQDGAASVCTVTFECIQLTQPGDTAIITSGGGGRSTIKKTNNPPWTFAATCGAAAGLCNKTQYADATPVIVDDGSDPTGMLCGR; encoded by the coding sequence ATGGCTGCTCCCGCCCATGCGCAAACGCGCGTCGGCGAAGCGGCCGTCGTCAAGGATGAAGTGCTCCGCGTTGCCGGACCTTCGACCACCCAGATCAATGTCGGCGATGGACTGGTCCGTGACGAAACCGTGCGCACCGGGCTCGACAGCGCAGCGCGGCTGGTGATGGCCGACAGCACCAACCTCTCGCTTGGACCCAGCGCGACGCTCAAGCTCGACCGCACCGTTTTCGACGACGAGCATCACTATCGCGACGTCGCGGTGCGCATGACCTCGGGCGCGTTTCGTTTCGTCACCGGCCATTCGGACAAGGACGCCTACAAGATCACGACGCCGCTCGCGACCATCGGCGTCCGCGGCACCACGCTCGATATCCTGTCGCAGCGCGGCCAGACCATCGTCAATCTGCAGGACGGTGCCGCCTCGGTCTGCACGGTCACGTTTGAATGCATCCAGCTCACCCAGCCCGGCGATACCGCCATCATCACCTCGGGCGGCGGTGGCAGATCGACGATCAAGAAGACCAACAATCCACCCTGGACGTTCGCCGCAACCTGCGGCGCCGCGGCAGGGCTTTGCAACAAGACGCAATATGCGGATGCGACGCCTGTCATCGTCGATGACGGCAGCGATCCCACCGGGATGCTGTGCGGGCGCTGA
- a CDS encoding phospholipid carrier-dependent glycosyltransferase has protein sequence MRTGIIAAALFVLAHFAMLIGVTTPEKFYFDEVHYVPAARQMLEPVMPQPMLNPMHPPLAKQFIGLSIHSFGDGPLGWRYPGVLFGSLAIVAVYLCGLALFAAQGSAIAASLLALFNQMLFVQSRIAMLDIFALAFGLFAIAAFMHGFRRERPHVWFALAGIGFGLSTACKWSGLFVLAVCIVIVAVIRLMQGWRTQFADARPDDWYRPDLWPGFKAWHFAVCFVLVPAAVYLATFIPLYGFSVPDILEAQRLIFSDNTTSAIAGHTYMSSWPSWPFLVRPVWYLFDKIGDDRIAAVVFLGNPLILWPALIAVAICLRDWIVTRRVDAFLVLAFYFGPYLAWALLPRTLGFIYYYLPAATTASFALVYALKRGSMPRWLLWAYVAVGFIGFAAMLPISAAFIGTSMATFSRLMIFQNWI, from the coding sequence ATGCGCACGGGCATCATCGCGGCAGCGCTGTTTGTTCTCGCGCATTTCGCGATGCTGATCGGTGTCACCACGCCGGAGAAATTCTACTTCGACGAGGTGCACTACGTGCCGGCGGCGCGGCAGATGCTCGAGCCGGTGATGCCACAGCCGATGCTCAACCCGATGCATCCGCCGCTCGCCAAGCAATTCATCGGGCTGTCGATCCATTCGTTCGGCGACGGGCCGCTGGGTTGGCGCTATCCGGGCGTACTGTTCGGATCGCTTGCGATCGTGGCCGTGTATCTGTGCGGCCTGGCGCTGTTCGCGGCCCAGGGGTCGGCGATTGCAGCGAGCCTGCTCGCCCTCTTCAACCAGATGCTGTTCGTGCAATCGCGGATCGCGATGCTGGATATTTTCGCGCTCGCCTTTGGCCTGTTCGCGATCGCGGCGTTCATGCACGGCTTTCGAAGAGAGCGACCGCATGTGTGGTTCGCGCTTGCCGGGATCGGCTTCGGCCTGTCGACTGCTTGCAAATGGAGCGGGCTGTTCGTGCTTGCGGTTTGCATCGTCATCGTCGCCGTCATCCGCCTGATGCAGGGCTGGCGCACCCAATTCGCCGATGCGAGGCCCGATGACTGGTACCGGCCCGATCTCTGGCCCGGCTTCAAGGCCTGGCATTTCGCGGTCTGCTTCGTACTGGTTCCCGCCGCGGTCTATCTCGCGACCTTCATTCCGCTCTACGGATTTTCGGTTCCAGATATCCTGGAAGCGCAACGGCTGATCTTCAGCGACAACACCACGTCCGCGATCGCCGGCCACACTTATATGAGTTCATGGCCGTCCTGGCCGTTCCTGGTGCGCCCGGTCTGGTATCTCTTCGACAAGATCGGCGACGACCGCATCGCCGCCGTGGTCTTCCTCGGCAATCCGCTGATCCTGTGGCCGGCGCTGATTGCGGTCGCGATTTGCCTGCGCGACTGGATCGTGACGCGGCGGGTCGATGCTTTCCTGGTGCTGGCGTTCTATTTCGGCCCGTACCTCGCATGGGCGCTGCTGCCGCGAACGCTCGGGTTCATTTACTACTACCTGCCGGCGGCGACCACGGCGAGTTTTGCGTTGGTCTATGCCTTGAAACGCGGCAGCATGCCCCGCTGGTTGCTGTGGGCCTATGTTGCGGTCGGTTTTATCGGATTCGCCGCAATGTTGCCGATATCGGCCGCGTTCATAGGTACTTCGATGGCGACGTTCAGCCGCCTGATGATCTTCCAGAACTGGATTTGA
- a CDS encoding ATP-binding protein: MWAFFERLLDSSMFAPHGICLLWEPELIWLHVASDVVIASAYFSIPVALSIFVSKRRDVDFGWVFWAFALFIMACGVGHVMSIVTLWYPVYGIEGIVKAMTAAASIVTAAMLWPLLPKVLALPSPSQLRAAEVALAQEGMHRREAEDMLRQSQKMEAIGQLTGGVAHDFNNLLTIISGNLEIADRSLQTWSEAARERLTRVIANAANGAQRAAMLTQRLLAFARRQPLDPKLTNVGQLIAGMSDFFRRTLGENVELKVVEGAGLWQIEVDPSQLEAAILNLVVNAKDAMNTMNAKISGAMANSGKLTIETSNVSVDEGHRQRNAGVPSGQYVLIAVSDTGSGMPREVQDKAFDPFFTTKQPGQGTGLGLSQVYGFVKQSGGEIKIYSEVGQGTTIRIYLPRAAAAPETVGQSEAPLVGSSGSETVLVVEDECDVRSYLVETLKDLNYRVREAANGAAALALFDANPFRIDLLLTDIVMPGLNGRELADQLHHRQSGLRVLFMTGYSRDAIVHQGRLDAGVLLLQKPVTQALLAAKIREILDKS; this comes from the coding sequence ATGTGGGCCTTCTTCGAACGTTTGCTCGATTCATCGATGTTCGCACCGCACGGAATATGCCTGCTGTGGGAACCGGAACTGATCTGGCTCCACGTCGCGTCGGATGTCGTCATTGCCTCCGCCTATTTCTCGATTCCGGTTGCGCTGTCGATCTTCGTCTCGAAGCGCCGGGACGTCGATTTCGGGTGGGTGTTCTGGGCGTTCGCGCTGTTCATCATGGCGTGCGGCGTCGGCCACGTGATGTCGATCGTCACGCTTTGGTATCCGGTCTACGGCATCGAAGGCATCGTCAAGGCGATGACGGCCGCGGCCTCGATCGTGACGGCGGCGATGCTGTGGCCGCTGTTGCCGAAGGTGCTGGCGCTGCCCTCGCCGTCGCAGCTTCGTGCGGCTGAAGTGGCCCTAGCGCAGGAAGGCATGCACCGGCGCGAGGCCGAAGACATGCTTCGGCAGTCGCAGAAGATGGAAGCGATCGGACAGTTGACCGGCGGCGTGGCGCACGATTTCAACAATCTGCTCACGATCATCAGCGGCAATCTCGAGATCGCCGATCGCAGCCTGCAGACGTGGAGCGAGGCCGCGCGCGAGCGGTTGACGCGAGTGATCGCCAACGCCGCGAACGGCGCGCAGCGCGCGGCGATGCTGACGCAGCGCTTGCTGGCATTTGCACGGCGGCAGCCGCTCGATCCCAAACTGACCAATGTCGGTCAGTTGATCGCCGGCATGTCGGATTTCTTCAGGCGTACGCTCGGCGAGAACGTCGAGCTCAAGGTCGTGGAGGGCGCCGGCCTGTGGCAGATCGAGGTCGACCCCAGCCAGTTGGAAGCGGCGATTCTCAACCTTGTCGTGAACGCCAAGGACGCCATGAACACCATGAACGCCAAAATCTCAGGCGCGATGGCCAACAGCGGCAAGCTGACGATCGAGACCAGCAACGTTTCCGTCGACGAGGGCCATCGGCAGCGGAACGCAGGCGTGCCGTCCGGGCAGTATGTGTTGATCGCGGTGAGCGATACCGGTTCCGGAATGCCGCGGGAAGTCCAGGATAAAGCGTTCGATCCGTTTTTCACGACCAAGCAACCGGGGCAGGGCACCGGCCTCGGATTGAGCCAAGTCTATGGCTTCGTCAAGCAATCCGGCGGCGAGATCAAGATATACAGCGAGGTCGGGCAGGGAACGACAATCAGGATCTACCTGCCGCGCGCCGCTGCCGCTCCCGAGACCGTTGGACAGAGCGAGGCGCCCCTGGTCGGCAGTTCGGGGAGCGAGACCGTCCTGGTGGTCGAGGACGAATGCGATGTGAGGTCGTATCTGGTCGAGACGCTAAAGGATCTGAACTACCGGGTTCGCGAGGCGGCGAACGGGGCGGCCGCGCTGGCGCTGTTCGACGCAAATCCGTTCCGGATCGATCTGCTGCTGACCGACATCGTGATGCCCGGCCTGAACGGCCGCGAGCTGGCTGATCAGCTGCATCATCGCCAATCCGGCCTGAGGGTCCTGTTCATGACCGGGTATTCGCGGGATGCGATCGTGCATCAGGGCCGCCTGGATGCCGGCGTGTTACTGCTGCAGAAGCCCGTAACCCAGGCTTTGCTGGCGGCGAAGATCAGGGAAATTCTCGACAAGTCGTAG
- a CDS encoding OmpA family protein yields the protein MTRFLSIMTIGAALSMTAGLAVAGDTVSADTILNALKPKPGVSRGLSTGPQQPADVAVQAKESTFVNTLRNRKTRSLSLGERQEIAELAATKPKIDLEIQFDYNSADISKGSVTAVQELGKALSDASLKGSTFVVAGHTDAIGGEAYNQDLSERRADTIKKYLTEKYGIAGSNLVTVGYGKTKPKDANAPMDPVNRRVQVVNMDTKTASK from the coding sequence ATGACCCGCTTTCTTTCCATCATGACTATCGGCGCCGCGCTGTCGATGACGGCGGGCCTCGCCGTCGCCGGCGACACCGTCTCGGCCGACACGATCCTGAACGCCCTGAAACCAAAGCCGGGCGTGTCCCGCGGCCTTTCGACCGGCCCGCAGCAGCCGGCGGATGTCGCCGTGCAGGCCAAGGAATCGACCTTCGTCAACACGCTGCGTAACCGCAAGACGCGGTCGCTGTCGCTCGGCGAGCGCCAGGAGATTGCGGAACTTGCCGCGACCAAGCCGAAGATCGATCTCGAAATCCAGTTCGACTACAACTCGGCCGACATCAGCAAGGGCTCGGTGACCGCCGTGCAGGAACTCGGCAAGGCGCTCTCCGATGCGAGCCTGAAGGGTTCGACCTTCGTGGTTGCCGGTCACACCGACGCGATCGGCGGCGAGGCGTATAACCAGGACCTTTCCGAGCGCCGTGCCGACACGATCAAGAAGTACCTGACCGAGAAGTACGGCATCGCCGGTTCCAATCTCGTGACCGTCGGTTACGGCAAGACCAAGCCGAAAGATGCGAATGCGCCGATGGACCCGGTCAACCGCCGCGTTCAGGTCGTCAACATGGATACCAAGACCGCGTCGAAGTAA